Proteins encoded together in one Candidatus Neomarinimicrobiota bacterium window:
- the ubiE gene encoding bifunctional demethylmenaquinone methyltransferase/2-methoxy-6-polyprenyl-1,4-benzoquinol methylase UbiE, whose translation MGRSVNVIPYEKRDGIPDEKPDAVRKMFNSIALRYDLMNDIMTGGLHRRWKRLAVKESLGKNKGMALDLACGTGDLGLIFARSGAEKVICIDFSERMLDVARMKAKRKAVTRRLSFSRTDALNLPFPDATFDSVATGFSLRNVDGIAEMFKEVLRVLIPGGRFAVLELAHMKSSLTGKIFNFYFKKIIPPLGGIITGDRAAYDYLPESISNVPGVDELEVKMTKSGFSNVRFRLLGWGSVVIISGEK comes from the coding sequence ATGGGTAGAAGCGTGAACGTAATTCCATACGAAAAGAGGGACGGGATCCCGGATGAAAAACCTGATGCCGTCCGGAAGATGTTCAACAGCATTGCGCTCCGGTATGACCTTATGAACGACATCATGACAGGCGGATTACACCGCCGATGGAAGCGTTTGGCTGTAAAAGAATCTCTCGGAAAGAACAAAGGCATGGCGTTGGACCTCGCATGCGGTACGGGGGACTTGGGATTGATATTCGCAAGATCAGGAGCCGAAAAGGTTATCTGTATTGACTTCTCGGAAAGAATGCTGGACGTCGCACGAATGAAGGCAAAGAGAAAGGCAGTGACGAGGAGACTTTCATTCAGCAGGACGGATGCTCTTAATCTGCCGTTTCCGGATGCGACTTTTGATTCGGTCGCAACCGGTTTTTCTTTGAGGAATGTAGACGGTATCGCCGAGATGTTTAAAGAGGTACTGAGGGTTTTGATACCGGGGGGTAGGTTCGCAGTGTTGGAATTAGCCCACATGAAATCATCTCTGACAGGCAAAATCTTTAATTTTTATTTTAAGAAAATTATACCCCCGTTAGGAGGTATTATTACGGGAGACCGAGCGGCATATGATTACCTGCCGGAGTCAATATCGAACGTTCCCGGTGTGGATGAATTGGAAGTAAAGATGACAAAATCCGGTTTCTCGAATGTAAGGTTTAGATTACTGGGATGGGGATCGGTTGTTATTATCTCCGGTGAAAAATAG